In one window of Halomarina pelagica DNA:
- a CDS encoding CocE/NonD family hydrolase has product MRDRPTRRAVLGALGALAAAATGATAGASVRTAAATGSGYSGRPVEIDSFDGTTLAGRFTTPDGEGPFPSVLMTHGWGGDHGSERVRRLTDLYAGHGYAVLAYDSRGFGESGGRVGVDGPNEVRDVSALLDWLAARPTVATDAPGDPTVGMDNVSYAGGIQLEAAAEEPRLDAIVPRWAWNDLPYSLAPNGVVKAGWDALLYATGITGSRGLTSGDGWPTYEDVENGLDPEVHGTILYATATNEFPDEGRAYYAARSPGRKLDAVETPTLLVSGWPDTLFVPNEAIRTFEGLRERGVETRLVLFQGGHTLTDTAGAEQRRVLDDLALAWLDEHVAGRGAADLAPVTFYEVQTGRFRRANALPPANADARTIDLADASSLDATTIANTLVPTSTSQLSPVNGDHVPGTAAHFDVPIERDLEVLGAPRLSLRVSPLGPDAQLFAKFYHLSDGDATLVGNQVTPLRLRGTDERTVRAEMVAIQRRLRAGDALRFTVATTDAGFYNSREAVGVTVHHAPDESTVEVPVVARRD; this is encoded by the coding sequence ATGCGCGACCGACCGACGAGGCGGGCGGTGCTGGGGGCGCTCGGGGCGCTGGCGGCGGCCGCGACGGGCGCGACCGCGGGTGCGAGCGTGCGCACCGCCGCGGCGACCGGAAGCGGTTACTCCGGTCGCCCGGTCGAGATCGACTCGTTCGACGGGACGACCCTGGCGGGGCGGTTCACGACGCCCGACGGCGAGGGGCCGTTCCCGTCGGTGCTCATGACCCACGGCTGGGGCGGCGACCACGGGAGCGAGCGGGTGCGGCGGCTGACGGATCTCTACGCGGGCCACGGGTACGCCGTCCTCGCGTACGACTCGCGGGGGTTCGGCGAGAGCGGCGGTCGGGTCGGCGTCGACGGCCCGAACGAGGTGCGCGACGTGAGCGCGCTGCTCGACTGGCTGGCCGCGCGCCCGACGGTGGCGACCGACGCGCCGGGCGATCCGACGGTGGGCATGGACAACGTCTCCTACGCGGGCGGGATCCAGCTCGAGGCGGCCGCGGAGGAGCCGCGCCTCGACGCCATCGTCCCGCGGTGGGCGTGGAACGACCTCCCCTACTCGCTGGCCCCGAACGGCGTGGTCAAGGCGGGCTGGGACGCGCTGCTCTACGCGACCGGCATCACGGGATCGCGCGGCCTCACCTCCGGCGACGGCTGGCCGACGTACGAGGACGTGGAGAACGGCCTCGATCCGGAGGTCCACGGGACGATCCTGTACGCGACGGCGACCAACGAGTTCCCCGACGAGGGGCGGGCGTACTACGCCGCGCGCTCGCCGGGGCGGAAGCTCGACGCCGTCGAGACGCCGACGCTCCTCGTCTCGGGGTGGCCGGACACGCTGTTCGTCCCGAACGAGGCGATCCGCACGTTCGAGGGGCTTCGCGAGCGCGGCGTCGAGACGCGGCTCGTCCTGTTCCAGGGCGGCCACACGCTCACGGACACGGCGGGCGCGGAGCAGCGTCGGGTGCTCGACGACCTCGCGCTCGCGTGGCTGGACGAGCACGTCGCCGGGCGCGGCGCGGCCGACCTCGCCCCGGTCACCTTCTACGAGGTCCAGACCGGTCGGTTCCGCCGGGCGAACGCCCTGCCGCCGGCGAACGCCGACGCGCGGACGATCGACCTCGCGGACGCGTCCTCCCTCGACGCGACGACGATCGCCAACACCCTCGTTCCGACCTCGACGAGCCAGCTCTCGCCGGTCAACGGCGACCACGTGCCCGGGACGGCGGCGCACTTCGACGTCCCGATCGAGCGCGACCTGGAGGTGCTCGGCGCGCCGCGGCTCTCCCTGCGCGTCTCCCCGCTCGGCCCCGACGCGCAGCTCTTCGCCAAGTTCTACCACCTCAGCGACGGGGACGCGACGCTCGTCGGCAACCAGGTGACGCCGCTTCGCCTCCGCGGGACGGACGAGCGGACGGTCAGGGCCGAGATGGTCGCGATCCAGCGCCGCCTGCGCGCGGGTGATGCGCTCCGGTTCACCGTCGCGACGACGGACGCCGGCTTCTACAACTCGCGGGAGGCCGTCGGCGTCACGGTCCACCACGCGCCGGACGAGTCGACCGTCGAGGTGCCGGTCGTCGCCCGGCGAGATTGA
- a CDS encoding CopG family ribbon-helix-helix protein has translation MRTSLNVPDDLVEEFDRVWREQGLDSRSRAVREAMLEYVESHSRLEAMTGEIVALVGFDYRHHEVIRELHAVQHDYQDVILNTSHTHQGEWCLESLFCRGEAKRVRELTYRLRDFDGVRRVKVMVIRERA, from the coding sequence ATGCGAACGAGTCTCAACGTCCCCGACGACCTCGTCGAGGAGTTCGACCGCGTGTGGAGGGAACAGGGGTTGGACAGCCGGTCGCGGGCGGTCAGGGAGGCGATGCTCGAGTACGTCGAGTCGCACTCGCGCCTCGAGGCGATGACCGGCGAGATCGTCGCGCTCGTGGGGTTCGACTACCGTCACCACGAGGTGATCCGGGAACTCCACGCCGTGCAGCACGACTATCAGGACGTCATCCTCAACACGAGTCACACCCACCAGGGGGAGTGGTGTCTGGAGTCGCTGTTCTGTCGCGGGGAGGCGAAGCGGGTGCGCGAACTCACGTACCGACTCCGCGACTTCGACGGCGTTCGTCGGGTGAAGGTCATGGTGATCCGGGAGCGCGCGTGA
- a CDS encoding DUF488 domain-containing protein, producing MARFYTVGHSSRSAEEFVETVRAHGVTLVVDVRRFPGSERNPQFDAEALAETLGEHGIEYRHIEALGGRRSSPLSASPNAAWENASFRAYADYALTADFQDALEELIALAAERTPAITCAEAVYWRCHRRIVADWLVARGHDVVHVFGPDRADEHELTRFAEIRDGRVLYPEDEGTA from the coding sequence ATGGCCCGGTTCTACACCGTCGGGCACTCCTCGCGCTCCGCGGAGGAGTTCGTCGAGACGGTGCGCGCTCACGGAGTGACGCTCGTCGTCGACGTTCGCCGCTTTCCCGGCTCCGAACGCAACCCGCAGTTCGACGCGGAGGCCCTCGCCGAAACCCTCGGCGAGCACGGGATCGAGTACCGTCACATCGAGGCGCTCGGCGGCCGACGTTCGAGTCCCCTCTCGGCGTCGCCGAACGCCGCCTGGGAGAACGCCTCCTTCCGGGCCTACGCCGACTACGCGCTCACCGCGGACTTCCAGGACGCCCTCGAGGAACTGATCGCGCTCGCCGCGGAGCGGACGCCGGCGATCACGTGCGCCGAGGCGGTCTACTGGCGCTGTCACCGGCGGATCGTCGCCGACTGGCTCGTCGCCCGCGGTCACGACGTCGTCCACGTCTTCGGTCCCGATCGCGCCGACGAACACGAACTGACCCGGTTCGCCGAGATCCGCGACGGTCGCGTCCTCTACCCGGAAGACGAGGGGACTGCCTGA